Within Halalkalibaculum roseum, the genomic segment TTCTCCCTCATCGCATCAAACGCGTTATTACACAAATTCAAGATCACACGGCTAAAATCCTCACCAAGCATTTCGACTTCGCCGACGTTTTCATCAAGATCCAGCACAATGTCTACGTTGATGGGATTTTTCCTGGCACGCATCCCATGAAAGGCAAGATTAACGTACTCTTTGATTAGTGGATTGAGAGGTGTTGGGGCCATCTCGCCGGAACCGCCACGGCTGTGCTCAAGCATGGATTTGACGATCCTGTCGGCCCGGCTACCGTGGTCATGTATTTTACTCAGATTTCGAGAAATATCTTTTGCCAACAATTCTGCCTCTTCCAGCTTACCGCCTTTCATTTCATCAATCAGCTCATCTATCATTTCTAAACTCAAATCAGAAAAATTATTCACAAAATTCAACGGGTTCTTAATCTCATGGGCGATTCCGGCGGTCAGCTGACCGAGTGAAGCTAATTTCTCCTGTTGAATCAATTGATCCTGAGCAGCAGTTAATTTCTCGATTGAGTCTTCAAGGTCAGAATAGGCATCCTGTAATTCTCGAGAATACTTCTTCTCCTGTTCCAATTCTCTTTCCTTTGCACGTTCCCGTTCTCTGGCAATCAGACGCCTTCGTTGAAGCCGATCTACAGCAAAAATGCCACTGATAAACATCAAGCCGTAAAGTCCATATGCCCACCAGGTTTGGTACCAAGGTGGCAGAATGGTTAGCGTCACTGATGCACCTTCCTCGTTCCATGCGCCGTCGGCATTCGATGCCAGAACGTTAAAAGTATACTCACCCGGAGCCAGATTTGTATAGGTTGCCAGTCGACGGTTACCGGCGTCAACCCAGTGTTCATCAAAGCCAACCAGCTGATATTTATACTGATTTTTTGATGGGTTACTGTAGTGAAGCCCCACATATTCGAAAGCCACTTCGCTTTGATCATAATCAATGGTAATCTCACTCTCTTTTTCAATCTGCTCATCAAACGGCTCATCCGGCCCGGGCAGCACCGTCTCATTGAAAAGTCTGAAGTCAGAAATTACCACCTGTGGTGGGATAGTATTGGTACTGAGATTTTCAGGTTTGAATGCTGTGATGCCATCTTTATGACCAAAGTACAGAATGCCATTTGCACCCTTAGCGAAAGCAAATTGACTGTGTTCAAGCTGAATGAGCCCGTCTTCCAGCCCGTAGTTTCTGAAACTGTTCTCGTCCGGATAAAAATTGCTAATGCCCCGGTTCGTGCTGATCCAGAGGGTTCTGTTGTCATCTTCAAGAATTCCATAAATAGCATTATTGGGGAGTCCGTCATTTGTGGTAAAATGCGTTACTTCACCACTTCCGATGTCTAACCGATTCAGCCCCCCATCTGCGGTTCCCACCCATAAAATGCCGGGTTCATTGTCGCGTTGCGTAATTACTAAAATCGAATTTGAGCTTAGGCTGTTAGTATCTGAAGGGTCGTATCTATAAATGGTATGGTCACCGTTTTCAGGATCCACTTGTATCAAACCTTCCAACGAACCAGCCCAAAGACTGCCTTCTAAATCATAAAAGAGGTAGAAAATGGGTGGATTATTAAAGTTCTCACCCCTAATGGGCACATCGGTAAAGCTTCCATTTTCTACATTAAAAAGTTTCAATCCACTGTATGTACCGACCCAGAACTCATTTTTACTTTTAGCTTTCTGGACAATTGAAGCAATGAAATTTGACGCTAAATTTTCACCTACCGGTCTGCGTAAAAAACGGGTTGCTGTACCTGTTTGTCTATCGAATAGATTAAGTCCTCGACTTGTACCAACCCAAAATCTACCAGAGCTATCCTCTGTAATTGCAAAGGTTTCACGATCGGTAATTGATTGGGGATTATCAGGATCATGCTCATAACGAGTGACGGTTCCGGTTTCCAGATCGATACGGTTAAGATAGAACTCTGCTGAGTTGCCGGTCCCTGCCCAAAGCGTTTGATTTTGATCTTCATAAAGCCCCCAAGCGCTGTTTGGTCCCAGGCTTTGAGGATCTTGCGGATCGTGACGAAGATGCAGAAAATTTGCTGACGAAGGTGTAAACTGGCTTATCCCGTCTGTTGTATGGCCAATCCATAAATTCCCCGTGCGATCTGCGGTAATATTGGTTGCCGTATTATTTATGATACTGTTTGAATTTCCCGGATCATGTTGATAGAAGATGAACTCCTTCGTTCGTGTGTCAAACCGTACCAAACCCGTATTATAACCTACAGCCCACAAGATAGAAGGGTTTTCAGGGTC encodes:
- a CDS encoding two-component regulator propeller domain-containing protein, coding for MLKKIFAVSCFFILILLVSQNTKAQTLQPEAPERAILFSDVPTLRFENLNLEDGMAQYSAESILQDSFGYMWIATQGGLHRYNGYEFEIYSSVPFDTTSLSVSGTNALEEASNGDIWVGTIGGGLNRFNRKNQTFSNFVNDPSDSTTIVSNSIEDIYLATNGDLWVASSINGVSRLPADSTDYFVRYQHDPDDSNSLSSNIITQITGDAAGNIWIGTREGINRINPKTGEINRYLEPLEDSSYVSFIVSSQYHPPESSEIVWLATGNGFVKLNSATGDYTRYMPDKTGEMGQATIELADISPDPENPSILWAVGYNTGLVRFDTRTKEFIFYQHDPGNSNSIINNTATNITADRTGNLWIGHTTDGISQFTPSSANFLHLRHDPQDPQSLGPNSAWGLYEDQNQTLWAGTGNSAEFYLNRIDLETGTVTRYEHDPDNPQSITDRETFAITEDSSGRFWVGTSRGLNLFDRQTGTATRFLRRPVGENLASNFIASIVQKAKSKNEFWVGTYSGLKLFNVENGSFTDVPIRGENFNNPPIFYLFYDLEGSLWAGSLEGLIQVDPENGDHTIYRYDPSDTNSLSSNSILVITQRDNEPGILWVGTADGGLNRLDIGSGEVTHFTTNDGLPNNAIYGILEDDNRTLWISTNRGISNFYPDENSFRNYGLEDGLIQLEHSQFAFAKGANGILYFGHKDGITAFKPENLSTNTIPPQVVISDFRLFNETVLPGPDEPFDEQIEKESEITIDYDQSEVAFEYVGLHYSNPSKNQYKYQLVGFDEHWVDAGNRRLATYTNLAPGEYTFNVLASNADGAWNEEGASVTLTILPPWYQTWWAYGLYGLMFISGIFAVDRLQRRRLIARERERAKERELEQEKKYSRELQDAYSDLEDSIEKLTAAQDQLIQQEKLASLGQLTAGIAHEIKNPLNFVNNFSDLSLEMIDELIDEMKGGKLEEAELLAKDISRNLSKIHDHGSRADRIVKSMLEHSRGGSGEMAPTPLNPLIKEYVNLAFHGMRARKNPINVDIVLDLDENVGEVEMLGEDFSRVILNLCNNAFDAMREKLSEKSHVKNKKSPSLEVGSSEESGSQQSELGDDSSNDYEPRLTARTRQKGSNVIIEIEDNGPGIPEEMKDKILQPFFTTKKGNQGTGLGLSITNDIIKAHGGSLDIESEPGKTVFIITISS